One window of Cervus elaphus chromosome 2, mCerEla1.1, whole genome shotgun sequence genomic DNA carries:
- the VSIG2 gene encoding V-set and immunoglobulin domain-containing protein 2, with the protein MMTWLPGGFLCRFLLGWVGLSAPGLAVEVKVPSEPLSAPVGKTAELACSYSTSVGDNFALEWSFVQPGRPVSMSQPILYFTNGQLYPTGSKAERASLLQNPPTGGVATLKLTDVRPSDTGTYLCHVNNPPDFYTNGLGLINLTVLVPPSRPSCSQSGQTSVGGSAALRCSSSTGAPKPVYNWIRLGASLTPSPGSMVQDEVSGQLILTNLSLASSGTYRCVATNQMGSASCELTLSVTDPSKGRVAGTVIGVLLGVLFLSVAVFCLIRFQKERRKRPKETFGGSDLQEDAMAPGISEQPSERADSSNGLLERPPSASTVTTKSKLPMVV; encoded by the exons ATGATGACCTGGCTCCCCGGGGGCTTCCTCTGCAGGTTCCTGCTGGGCTGGGTCGGCCTGAGCG CCCCCGGGTTGGCCGTGGAGGTGAAGGTGCCCTCCGAGCCCCTGAGCGCACCGGTGGGCAAGACCGCAGAGCTGGCCTGCAGCTACAGCACCTCGGTGGGAGACAACTTTGCCCTGGAGTGGAGCTTCGTGCAGCCTGGGAGGCCCGTCTCCATGTCCCAACCG ATCCTGTACTTCACCAATGGCCAGCTGTATCCAACTGGTTCTAAGGCAGAGAGGGCCAGCCTGCTTCAGAACCCCCCCACAGGAGGAGTGGCCACCCTGAAACTGACCGATGTCCGCCCCTCGGACACTGGAACCTACCTCTGCCATGTTAACAACCCGCCAGATTTCTACACCAATGGATTGGGGCTAATCAACCTTACTGTGCTGG TGCCCCCCAGTAGACCCTCATGCAGTCAGAGTGGTCAGACCTCCGTGGGGGGCTCTGCTGCCCTCAGATGCAGTTCTTCCACGGGAGCCCCCAAGCCAGTGTACAACTGGATCCGCCTTGGAGCTTCTCTTACACCTTCTCCTGGCAGCATGGTGCAAG ATGAGGTGTCTGGCCAGCTCATTCTCACCAATCTCTCCCTGGCTTCCTCGGGCACCTACCGCTGTGTGGCCACCAACCAGATGGGCAGTGCGTCCTGTGAGCTGACCCTCTCTGTGACTG ACCCTTCCAAAGGCCGAGTGGCTGGGACTGTGATTGGGGTATTGCTGGGCGTGCTGTTCCTGTCCGTGGCTGTGTTCTGCCTGATAAGGTtccagaaagaaaggaggaagagaccCAAGGAGACATTCGGGGGGAGTGACCTACA GGAGGACGCCATGGCACCTGGGATTTCTGAGCAACCTTCGGAAAGGGCAGATTCTAGCAATGGGCTCCTGGAGAGGCCCCCGTCTGCCAGCACGGTGACGACCAAGTCCAAGCTCCCTATGGTTGTCTGA
- the NRGN gene encoding neurogranin, which yields MDCCTESACSKPDDDILDIPLDDPGANAAAAKIQASFRGHMARKKIKSGERGRKGPGPGGPGGAGGARGGAGGGPSGD from the exons ATGGACTGCTGCACC GAGAGCGCCTGCTCCAAGCCGGACGACGACATTCTAGACATCCCTCTGGACGATCCGGGTGCCAACGCGGCCGCTGCCAAAATCCAGGCGAGTTTCCGGGGCCACATGGCGAGGAAGAAGATAAAGAGCGGAGAGCGCGGCCGGAAGGGCCCGGGCCCCGGGGGACCAGGCGGAGCTGGGGGCGCCCGGGGAGGCGCGGGCGGCGGTCCCAGCGGAGACTAG